DNA sequence from the Devosia lacusdianchii genome:
GTCAGAACGAACATGAAATTGCCTAGGGCTTCTGCAAAGTCCACCGCCTGTTGCGCTTCGGCTGGCGAGACGTGCGGGTTCTCGGCGTCCGAATGGCGTGGGCGGTTAGACCCGAGGCGCACCTCATGCGCCCAGTCTGCCATCCCTTGGGTGAGAATGTTGGCCTTGAGGGCTTGGTCGATGCGCTTGTACAAGCTCCCGTCCTCGAGACCCCGTTCCTTTAGCATCGCGTCCACTGCGCTCCCGGCCATCACTGCCGCCGCGTCGGGTGAATGCAGGGTATCGTACGCCTGCTGCAGGTAGGTTCGCACCCGCAGGGGGAGATCATCGTGCGCGGATTTTGCATGAGGAAACAGTTCAAGCACACTGAACTTTTCATTGGAGATAGGCTTGGCCTTCACGGCGGTTATCGAACCGCATGTCGCGCACCTATAGGCCGCCCAATAGAACGATTGCTTGCCATCGGCTCGTATTG
Encoded proteins:
- a CDS encoding DUF4145 domain-containing protein, which codes for MKAKPISNEKFSVLELFPHAKSAHDDLPLRVRTYLQQAYDTLHSPDAAAVMAGSAVDAMLKERGLEDGSLYKRIDQALKANILTQGMADWAHEVRLGSNRPRHSDAENPHVSPAEAQQAVDFAEALGNFMFVLTARIERGIVEAKGADAD